Below is a genomic region from Paenibacillus rhizovicinus.
TCATTGTATCACAAATACGTTCGCTCCGTGTTAACCATCGCCTGCCATGGATGCGTACAATATCTTGATTCGTTATATAATTCCACTGCGGGTATGAACGTGCGTTAGTCCCGACACCGCGTTGTTGGTGGTTTTAGCGTACGACGGCGGTTTTAAACATAGAAAAAAAACACCGCCAAGGGCGTATGAGCCGCGTGGCGATGTTTTCGTTAATGAGTTCCAATCACTCCAGGTTTCGTTCGGAAGAGTCGTCTATTGCGTCACATCTGGCCCAAATACCGCGGACAATCGAGATCTAGACAGCTGTTCGCTTAGGCCGAAATATTCACAGAAGTTCATAATCATTGGATTCCATTTGGACGGATCAATGTAATTTGGATGATCTTTCATGGTCAATTCCTGATCCACATGAATTTTCTCGATGTGGACCTCCAATGCAATCAGGGAACTCGGCTCTTCGAACGGATGTACCTTTATGAGCTTTGCCTCTAAGTGAACGGGACATTCTTGTACGCGAGGCGCTTTGACATCTCGAGACGGTAAGGGAGTCAGTTTTGACTTGCCAAATTTGTTCGGTTCAAATTGATAACCTCTTGCTTTCTTTGATTCAGGAACCGGGTCTCGTCCGGTTATCAGCGTGAGACTTTCAATAGCAGAAATCAGGTCGATGGACGGCAAGTTCAGCACACATTCTCCCTCTCTCATTATGTTCAAAGCGGTCTGCGATTTACTGCTTAATCCGAGCATGCAAGACCGATTCAGCCACCAAGCTGACGACATTGGCGCCAAATTAGGGGTTCCATCTACATTCATCGTGCTGATCAGCACAATGGACGAGCCGAAATACAAAATTTTAGGTTCGATTTCCACATGTATTATCATGCGTCTGGCTCCTTCCAGAGGATTATTGTAACCCTAAGTTATCACAACCCTTTAAGCGTTCATACGATTATGGAATGAGACAGCAAGAGTACGAAACAAAGTCCGCTCCTTCGGCGAATCGGCCTATATTTATATACACTCGTGTTGACTTCGGAGCATAAAAAACACCGCCAAGGGCGTATGAGCCGCGTGGCGATGTTTTCGTTAATGAGTTCGAGCGTTTATTCATATACCTGTCATTCGACCGGCCACAGCTTTAGCCGCGGCTCCAGCCGTTAGCCCGAACTTGGCTGGCGAATAGCTCCTCGTCAAAATCCAAACCGAAGCCAGCCTTATTCGGAATGTGGAGCATACCGTTCTCCACGCGATAAGCGGACGTATCCATGCCGACAATGGAGATCTCATCGTATTCGACGAACTCGAGGTTCTGAATCGCCGCTGCGATATGTCCCGTTGCGTAGATGCCATATGCATTGCCGTAGCAGTGCGGGGCAGAACGCAGACCCCACTGGTCGAGCTTGGCGCCAAGCTCCAGCCAATGCGTGAAGCCCGGATAGATGATGTCGTACTGCAGCACGTCAACCAAGCCATTTCTCGCCCAGTCCACGAGATGAGGAGACGCAAGTCCCTCTCCATCCGCGATAAGCACCTGCTGGCCGCGCGCTTGAAGCCACGACTTCAGATCGGCATACAAGGCATCGTCTTCGTGGAAAGCTTCCTCGATCCAGTGGAGATTCACATCCTCAACGGCAGCAAGCACTTCCTTGGTCAGATTCAGATTGTACGCATTGTTCGCATCAATCATAATCTTCCCCTCTGGCCCTGCAACCTCAGCGACACCATGGATAATTGCGATATCCCGTTTCGTTCCTTCCCATAGGGGCATATGCCGGCCTCCGCGGCCGACCTTGATTTTGAAATTCCGATGCCCCTTGGCAAATCCCTGCTCGGCTTCTTCCTTCATCAAGGCTACCGCGTCCAACTCATACTGCAAATGCAGATCATCGAAATAAAGCGAAGTGTCATAGCAAGGTACGACCAACGGGGAATCCGAAGCTCGATCAGCGATTAAGTTGTATACGGGCGTGTTCCGTCTGCGTCCCAGCCAGTCCAGAATCGGATACTCCAGCGGAATGCGATAAGGCTCCAGCAGCCTGCCTTGCTCGTCAAACAGATCGATCAGTCTCATGCCGATTACCCGCTCCGCCAATTCCTCCGTCAACTGGCCGGAGTTGCCAAAGCCCGTCTCCCCGTCAATCGTAATTCGAGCGATCCGAACCGAACAGTTCTTGCCATGATCGCCTATTCTGCCGTTTGAACCCGCGCTTCTAGCACGCTCGCCTGTAAGAGTTGCAATCTCGATCTTTTCTACTTTCCATTCGGGATGAAGATTGGATAAGTCCATCGACATACACTCCCATCAAAATAATTCCAATCACATCCAATATATTATTATATATTTAATATGTCTATATATAATATATCTTTTGTATCAGGCGCATAAAAAACAGAGCTGCAGCATACCTGCCATGCTTCTGCCGCAATAGCCTTTGAATCGAACTCATAGACAAAATAGATGCTTCTTCATATTTTCCTTTTCTCACCGTCAAAATATTGGTAAATTGAACAAAGGTCTTATCGATACACTACTAAAGAAAAGGGGAACTATATGACCGCATTTAACAATAAGAGCCGGGACAACCATCCTAAGTCAGCTGTGTCCGTCATCTTAAAAAGCGTTATTGCTCTTTCTATTGTCTTCTCGAGTTGCATATCCACAGTTCATGCATCCCAATTGCAGTATTCGTCTTCAACAATGAACGAACTGTCAGATACATTATCAAGCATGCCTCAGCAAACATTGTATGGCGTATCCAATGAGGGATGGATTTATTATTTTAATAATCCCGGCGGTTATATGAACGATACACGGGACATACGCAAGATAAAGTATGACGGAAGCGAAGATAGTGATGGCAATAATGATGAACTGATCAATTTCTCTACTCCGGGAAGTAAAGTTGGATATGAATTTTACCATGTTCAATCCAAAGATACCCTATTGAAAAAAATTCGAGACGAAAATGCGGATATCCTAAGAATCATTGATGGCTGGGTATTCTACATCACATGGGATAAGAAGCAAATTCTCAGAGGAAAGCTGGACGGTTCAGAGAAAAATATAATCGTCAGCGCTAGTAGTAACATTCATTTCGAGTCATTGACGGTTTATAAAGACTACCTTT
It encodes:
- a CDS encoding flavin reductase family protein; the encoded protein is MHVEIEPKILYFGSSIVLISTMNVDGTPNLAPMSSAWWLNRSCMLGLSSKSQTALNIMREGECVLNLPSIDLISAIESLTLITGRDPVPESKKARGYQFEPNKFGKSKLTPLPSRDVKAPRVQECPVHLEAKLIKVHPFEEPSSLIALEVHIEKIHVDQELTMKDHPNYIDPSKWNPMIMNFCEYFGLSEQLSRSRLSAVFGPDVTQ
- a CDS encoding enolase C-terminal domain-like protein, with the translated sequence MDLSNLHPEWKVEKIEIATLTGERARSAGSNGRIGDHGKNCSVRIARITIDGETGFGNSGQLTEELAERVIGMRLIDLFDEQGRLLEPYRIPLEYPILDWLGRRRNTPVYNLIADRASDSPLVVPCYDTSLYFDDLHLQYELDAVALMKEEAEQGFAKGHRNFKIKVGRGGRHMPLWEGTKRDIAIIHGVAEVAGPEGKIMIDANNAYNLNLTKEVLAAVEDVNLHWIEEAFHEDDALYADLKSWLQARGQQVLIADGEGLASPHLVDWARNGLVDVLQYDIIYPGFTHWLELGAKLDQWGLRSAPHCYGNAYGIYATGHIAAAIQNLEFVEYDEISIVGMDTSAYRVENGMLHIPNKAGFGLDFDEELFASQVRANGWSRG